From Parafrankia irregularis, the proteins below share one genomic window:
- the infB gene encoding translation initiation factor IF-2: MAGKARVHELAKELGVDSKTVLAKLKDLGEFVKSASSTVEAPVVRKLKEAFPAEGSASPARPGPRPGNGARPTPPPRPGPMPGRPGPRPGPAGRPAPGAPGAPGRPGPMPGIARPSGPAATPPAAQPPVAQPPAAPPSAPLPQHPRPIAASAAPPAAPVAPSTPSAPATPPGASAPRPGPAGPTAGGPRPGPAQPRPRPGGPGAGGGPRPGPRPGPRPAGAGNNPYTTPSAGPRAGSGQGGSPSAPPRPGAPRPGGPRPGGPRPGGPGGPGGPRPSPNQMPPRPGGTGGGPGGPRPSPNQMPPRPGGSGGPRPNSNMFQPRPAGGAPGRPGGGAPGRPGGGGGGPRPGGGGGGFRSGAPGRPGGGGGGGGAPGRPGGGGGPGGGGRPAAGGRGRGGTTAGAFGPGGRGRPGRQRKSKRAKRQEWESGLEAPRMGAMVPRGNGQAIRLPRGASLADFADKIDANPGALVQVVFTQLGEMVTATQSCTDETLQLLGVTLGYDVQIVSPEDEDKELLESFDLSFGGEYGDDIELSARPPVVTVMGHVDHGKTKLLDAVRSTDVVGGEAGGITQHIGAYQVRANVDGTERPITFIDTPGHETFTAMRARGAQVTDIVVLVVAADDGVKPQTIEALNHAQAAGVPVVVAVNKVDKEGADPAKVRGQLTEYGLVAEEYGGDTMFVDVSARNRTGIDELLEAVILTADASLDLQAPTGTEAQGVAIEGRLDRGRGPVATVLVQRGTLRVGDSVVAGEAFGRVRAMLDENGAQVAEAGPARPVQVLGFTSVPDAGDNFLVVPEDRVARQIAERRQARERNAELALSRGRPTLESILERMKEGEKTQLNLILKGDVSGSVEALEDALLKIDVGDEVGLRIIDRGVGAITETNVMLASASEAVIIGFNVRPQGKATELADREGVEVRYYSVIYQAIEDIENALKGMLKPVYEEVQLGTAEVREVFRVPRVGNVAGSLVRSGIIRRNTKARLIRDGVVVADNLTVDSLKRFKDDATEVREGYECGIGLGSFNDIKIDDVIETFEQREVPRT, encoded by the coding sequence GTGGCAGGAAAGGCCCGCGTACATGAGCTCGCGAAAGAGCTCGGCGTCGACAGCAAGACCGTGCTCGCCAAACTGAAGGATCTCGGCGAGTTCGTTAAGTCCGCCTCGTCCACCGTCGAGGCACCCGTAGTCCGCAAGCTCAAGGAAGCCTTCCCCGCGGAAGGTTCCGCCTCGCCCGCACGCCCCGGCCCGCGGCCCGGTAACGGTGCCCGGCCGACCCCGCCGCCTCGTCCGGGTCCGATGCCCGGTCGTCCCGGCCCGCGGCCCGGCCCTGCCGGTCGCCCCGCCCCCGGTGCCCCGGGTGCTCCGGGTCGTCCTGGCCCGATGCCCGGCATCGCGAGGCCGTCCGGGCCGGCGGCCACTCCGCCTGCGGCGCAGCCCCCGGTGGCGCAGCCGCCGGCCGCCCCGCCGTCCGCGCCGCTTCCCCAGCACCCCCGCCCCATCGCGGCGTCAGCAGCGCCGCCCGCGGCGCCAGTCGCACCGTCCACGCCTTCCGCGCCAGCCACCCCGCCCGGTGCTTCGGCGCCGCGTCCGGGCCCGGCTGGCCCGACGGCCGGCGGTCCCCGGCCCGGCCCGGCCCAGCCTCGCCCGAGGCCCGGCGGTCCCGGCGCGGGTGGCGGTCCTCGCCCTGGCCCGCGGCCCGGTCCCCGGCCCGCGGGTGCGGGCAACAACCCGTACACCACTCCGTCGGCAGGCCCGCGTGCCGGCTCCGGCCAGGGCGGTTCGCCCTCGGCGCCGCCGCGTCCCGGTGCTCCGCGCCCGGGTGGCCCGCGCCCAGGTGGCCCGCGCCCCGGCGGCCCGGGTGGTCCCGGTGGTCCGCGTCCGTCGCCGAACCAGATGCCGCCGCGTCCCGGTGGCACCGGCGGTGGTCCCGGTGGTCCGCGTCCGTCGCCGAACCAGATGCCGCCGCGCCCCGGTGGCTCCGGTGGCCCGCGCCCGAACTCGAACATGTTCCAGCCGCGTCCGGCGGGCGGTGCTCCCGGCCGTCCCGGTGGCGGTGCTCCCGGTCGTCCCGGTGGCGGTGGCGGTGGCCCGCGTCCCGGCGGTGGCGGTGGCGGCTTCCGTAGCGGCGCCCCCGGTCGTCCCGGTGGCGGTGGCGGCGGTGGCGGTGCTCCCGGTCGTCCCGGTGGCGGCGGCGGTCCCGGCGGCGGCGGGCGTCCGGCTGCCGGTGGTCGTGGCCGCGGCGGAACGACGGCCGGTGCCTTCGGGCCCGGCGGTCGTGGGCGTCCCGGCCGGCAGCGCAAGTCCAAGCGCGCGAAGCGGCAGGAATGGGAGAGCGGGCTTGAGGCGCCGCGCATGGGGGCGATGGTCCCGCGCGGCAACGGCCAGGCGATCCGGCTTCCTCGCGGTGCGTCGCTCGCCGACTTCGCGGACAAGATCGACGCGAACCCCGGTGCGCTGGTCCAGGTGGTCTTCACCCAGCTGGGTGAGATGGTCACCGCGACCCAGTCCTGCACGGACGAGACGCTGCAGCTGCTTGGTGTGACGCTGGGCTACGACGTGCAGATCGTCAGCCCCGAGGACGAGGACAAGGAGCTCCTGGAGAGCTTCGACCTCTCCTTCGGCGGCGAGTACGGCGACGACATCGAGCTCTCGGCCCGGCCCCCCGTGGTCACGGTCATGGGTCATGTCGACCACGGAAAGACCAAGCTGCTCGACGCGGTCCGCTCGACGGACGTCGTCGGCGGCGAGGCCGGCGGCATCACCCAGCACATCGGTGCCTACCAGGTGCGGGCGAACGTCGACGGCACCGAGCGTCCGATCACCTTCATCGACACCCCGGGTCACGAGACCTTCACCGCGATGCGTGCCCGTGGTGCGCAGGTGACCGACATCGTGGTCCTCGTGGTGGCGGCGGATGACGGTGTGAAGCCGCAGACGATCGAGGCGTTGAACCACGCCCAGGCGGCCGGTGTGCCGGTCGTGGTCGCGGTGAACAAGGTCGACAAGGAGGGCGCGGACCCGGCGAAGGTCCGCGGCCAGCTCACCGAGTACGGCCTGGTGGCGGAGGAGTACGGCGGCGACACGATGTTCGTCGACGTGTCGGCCCGTAACCGGACCGGTATCGACGAGCTGCTCGAGGCGGTCATCCTGACCGCGGACGCATCCCTCGACCTGCAGGCCCCGACGGGGACCGAGGCTCAGGGTGTGGCGATCGAAGGTCGCCTCGACCGTGGGCGCGGCCCGGTGGCGACCGTGCTGGTCCAGCGCGGAACCCTGCGGGTCGGCGACTCGGTCGTCGCCGGCGAGGCCTTCGGCCGCGTCCGGGCGATGCTCGACGAGAACGGCGCCCAGGTGGCGGAGGCCGGCCCGGCCCGGCCCGTGCAGGTGCTCGGTTTCACCAGCGTTCCCGACGCCGGTGACAACTTCCTCGTCGTGCCCGAGGACCGGGTCGCCCGGCAGATCGCGGAGCGCAGGCAGGCCCGCGAGCGCAACGCCGAGCTGGCGCTGAGCCGTGGCCGCCCGACGCTGGAGTCGATCCTCGAGCGGATGAAGGAGGGCGAGAAGACCCAGCTCAACCTCATCCTCAAGGGCGATGTGTCGGGTTCGGTCGAAGCCCTCGAGGACGCTCTGCTCAAGATCGACGTCGGCGACGAGGTCGGCCTTCGGATCATCGACCGCGGTGTCGGTGCGATCACCGAGACCAACGTCATGCTGGCGTCGGCCTCGGAAGCGGTCATCATCGGCTTCAACGTCCGGCCGCAGGGCAAGGCGACGGAGCTGGCTGACCGTGAGGGTGTCGAGGTCCGCTACTACTCGGTGATCTACCAGGCCATCGAGGACATCGAGAACGCCCTCAAGGGCATGCTCAAGCCGGTGTACGAGGAGGTTCAGCTCGGCACCGCGGAGGTGCGCGAGGTCTTCCGCGTTCCTCGGGTGGGCAACGTCGCCGGTTCGCTCGTCCGGTCCGGCATCATCCGCCGCAACACCAAGGCCCGGCTCATCCGGGACGGTGTCGTGGTCGCGGACAACCTCACCGTCGATTCGCTCAAGCGTTTCAAGGACGACGCGACCGAGGTTCGCGAGGGCTACGAGTGCGGTATCGGTCTCGGGTCGTTCAACGACATCAAGATCGATGACGTGATCGAGACCTTCGAGCAGCGGGAGGTTCCCCGCACCTGA
- a CDS encoding YlxR family protein: MARRAEPTPHVSPARTAISGAMISGTAIPVGPVRTCVGCRARVARSDLLRIVVVGGELLPDVRHRMHGRGAHVHPDPGCVDLAERRKAFPRALRVPGPLGLNQVRAYLELRTRNRGM, translated from the coding sequence ATGGCGCGCCGTGCGGAGCCGACTCCTCATGTGTCCCCAGCCCGAACCGCGATCTCCGGTGCCATGATCTCCGGAACCGCGATCCCGGTAGGGCCGGTTCGTACCTGTGTCGGTTGTCGGGCCCGGGTGGCGCGGTCGGACCTGTTGCGTATCGTCGTGGTAGGTGGGGAGCTCCTCCCGGATGTTCGCCACCGGATGCATGGTCGGGGTGCACATGTGCACCCCGACCCGGGCTGCGTCGATCTCGCGGAGCGCCGCAAGGCGTTCCCGCGGGCGCTGCGGGTTCCCGGGCCGCTCGGGCTGAACCAGGTCAGGGCGTACCTGGAACTGCGCACGCGCAACAGAGGCATGTAG
- a CDS encoding DHH family phosphoesterase: MTVMSAGTGPMGAGTGDTDRIGATAAATVGATATAGATAAAGAVGAGEAFGAAVRALRSAADTGAPVLLLAHVNPDGDSLGSAIALGLALRRLGARPRVSFDAEPFVVPRTLRFLPGQDLLVAPGDLDGLGAAAALVVTLDVGSEERLGRLSRRLAGARSLVVDHHASNTLFGEVNFVDPEAASTSVLVTRIIDALGVELDRDIAAAVYTGLVTDTGSFRFAATTPAVHELAARLLATGIRHDQICRTLWDTHRFGYLKLLGQALERARLEPELDLIWTWCTESDLRLAGIGYDEIEAVIDTVRTVSEAEVALVCKQDGGIWKLSVRSKGAVDVGALCTTLGGGGHRFAAGVSSSESLAATMDRFREELVHAPRLSR, encoded by the coding sequence ATGACCGTCATGTCCGCGGGAACGGGCCCGATGGGCGCTGGTACCGGGGACACGGACCGCATCGGCGCCACTGCCGCTGCCACTGTCGGTGCGACCGCCACTGCCGGTGCGACCGCTGCTGCCGGTGCGGTCGGTGCCGGCGAGGCCTTCGGCGCGGCGGTCCGGGCGTTGCGCTCGGCCGCGGACACGGGTGCGCCGGTGCTGTTGCTGGCGCATGTCAACCCGGATGGTGACAGCCTCGGGTCGGCCATCGCGCTGGGCCTGGCGTTGCGCCGCCTGGGCGCGCGACCGCGGGTCTCGTTCGACGCGGAGCCGTTTGTCGTCCCCCGTACGCTGCGTTTCCTTCCCGGTCAGGATCTGCTCGTCGCGCCGGGCGACCTCGACGGCCTCGGCGCCGCCGCGGCACTGGTGGTGACCCTGGACGTCGGCAGCGAGGAGCGGCTGGGCCGGCTGTCGCGACGACTCGCCGGCGCACGGTCCCTCGTCGTGGACCATCACGCCTCGAACACCCTCTTCGGAGAGGTCAACTTCGTCGATCCGGAGGCCGCGTCGACCAGCGTCCTGGTCACGCGGATCATCGACGCGCTCGGGGTGGAGCTCGACCGGGACATCGCCGCGGCGGTCTACACGGGCCTCGTCACGGACACCGGCTCGTTCCGCTTCGCGGCGACGACGCCCGCGGTCCACGAGCTGGCTGCCCGGCTGCTTGCCACCGGGATCCGCCATGACCAGATCTGCCGCACGCTGTGGGACACCCACCGGTTCGGCTATCTCAAACTGTTGGGCCAGGCCCTGGAACGGGCGCGGCTCGAGCCGGAGCTCGATCTCATCTGGACCTGGTGCACCGAGTCCGATCTGCGCCTGGCCGGGATCGGTTACGACGAGATCGAGGCCGTGATCGATACCGTGCGTACGGTGTCGGAGGCCGAGGTCGCGCTCGTGTGCAAGCAGGACGGCGGGATCTGGAAGCTGTCGGTGCGCTCCAAGGGCGCGGTGGACGTCGGTGCGTTGTGCACCACGCTCGGCGGCGGCGGGCATCGCTTCGCCGCCGGGGTCTCGTCCTCGGAGTCGTTGGCGGCCACGATGGACCGGTTCCGCGAGGAGCTCGTCCACGCCCCGCGGCTGAGCCGGTGA
- the truB gene encoding tRNA pseudouridine(55) synthase TruB, protein MSDTSPPAPPTPPAPATPDGLVVVDKPAGWTSHDVVARCRRLLRTRRIGHAGTLDPMATGVLVLGVGRGTRLLGHLALTAKVYEATIRLGRTTTTDDAEGEPVADRPVEVGAGELAAGMAALTGAIDQVPSSVSAVKVNGVRAYARVRAGEDVVLAARRVTVSRFELLARRGTDLDVVVACSSGTYIRALARDLGAALGCGGHLTALRRSEVGPFGLAAAVGLDELAERGPAAVVPLGAAVAAAFPRRDVDLDQARDVAHGRWLPALGRSGPYGVFGPDGAVLALFEDRDETARPVVVFAPA, encoded by the coding sequence GTGAGCGACACGTCACCGCCCGCGCCGCCAACGCCGCCCGCGCCGGCCACTCCGGACGGGCTCGTCGTCGTCGACAAGCCGGCCGGCTGGACGTCGCACGACGTCGTCGCCCGCTGTCGACGCCTGCTGCGGACCCGGCGTATCGGCCACGCCGGGACTCTTGATCCGATGGCGACCGGTGTGCTTGTGCTGGGCGTCGGGCGCGGTACCAGGCTGCTCGGCCATCTGGCCCTGACGGCGAAGGTCTACGAGGCCACGATCAGGCTCGGGCGGACCACCACGACGGACGACGCCGAGGGCGAGCCGGTCGCCGACCGGCCGGTCGAGGTCGGCGCGGGCGAGCTCGCGGCCGGGATGGCGGCGCTGACCGGTGCGATCGACCAGGTTCCGTCCAGCGTCAGCGCGGTGAAGGTCAACGGTGTGCGGGCCTACGCACGGGTCAGGGCCGGCGAGGACGTGGTGCTGGCGGCTCGGCGGGTCACCGTGAGCCGTTTCGAGCTGCTGGCCCGTCGTGGGACCGACCTGGATGTCGTCGTGGCCTGTTCGAGCGGCACCTACATCCGTGCTCTCGCGCGTGATCTGGGCGCCGCTCTCGGCTGCGGCGGCCACCTCACGGCGCTGCGCCGCAGCGAGGTCGGGCCGTTCGGCCTGGCGGCCGCGGTCGGCCTCGACGAGCTGGCCGAGCGGGGTCCCGCGGCGGTCGTCCCACTGGGAGCGGCGGTCGCGGCGGCGTTCCCGCGCCGCGATGTCGATCTCGATCAGGCGCGTGATGTCGCTCACGGTCGATGGTTGCCTGCGCTAGGTCGTTCCGGCCCGTATGGCGTCTTCGGGCCGGACGGCGCGGTCCTGGCGTTGTTCGAGGATCGAGACGAAACAGCCCGGCCCGTCGTCGTGTTCGCGCCGGCGTAG
- the rbfA gene encoding 30S ribosome-binding factor RbfA, giving the protein MADPARARRLAVRIREVVASTLERGVKDPRLGMVTITDARVTPDLVDATIFYTVYGDDEARQASAAALESAKGMLRSQVGRATGVKVTPTLTFVHDRLPDDARHLEDLLSVARRRDAELALARQDAQPAGEPDPYRRPREIDDLDLSDAGADADTFADGLDEDDAGDAGVGFDEVAGEDREAVRRESAS; this is encoded by the coding sequence GTGGCTGATCCGGCCCGTGCGCGTCGATTGGCGGTACGCATCCGTGAGGTGGTCGCGTCCACGCTGGAGCGCGGTGTCAAGGACCCCCGTCTCGGGATGGTGACCATCACGGACGCCCGGGTGACGCCGGACCTGGTGGACGCGACGATCTTCTATACGGTCTACGGCGACGACGAGGCCCGGCAGGCCTCGGCCGCGGCGCTGGAGTCGGCCAAGGGCATGCTGCGCAGCCAGGTCGGGCGGGCGACCGGCGTCAAGGTCACCCCGACGTTGACGTTCGTACACGACCGGCTGCCGGACGACGCGCGGCATCTGGAGGATCTGCTCTCCGTGGCGCGCCGGCGCGACGCGGAGCTGGCCCTGGCCCGGCAGGATGCCCAGCCCGCCGGTGAGCCGGACCCCTACCGCCGGCCCCGTGAGATCGACGATCTCGACCTCTCCGACGCCGGCGCTGATGCGGACACCTTCGCGGACGGGCTGGACGAGGACGATGCCGGGGACGCCGGCGTCGGCTTCGACGAGGTCGCCGGGGAGGACCGCGAGGCCGTGCGCCGGGAGTCGGCGTCATGA
- a CDS encoding DUF503 domain-containing protein — protein sequence MWIGSLTLDILLGDVHSLKEKRSVVRPVVAELRRRFVVSVAETGSHDLHRRVEIGVAVVAADRAHCADVLSACEDLVAGRPELEILSARVRYLSDQDADGMTCSETALS from the coding sequence ATGTGGATCGGGAGTCTGACACTGGACATCCTTCTCGGGGACGTGCACTCCCTGAAGGAGAAGCGGTCGGTGGTTCGGCCGGTCGTCGCGGAGCTTCGCCGGCGGTTCGTCGTCAGCGTCGCGGAGACCGGGAGCCACGATCTGCACCGTCGAGTCGAGATCGGGGTCGCCGTCGTGGCCGCGGACCGGGCGCACTGCGCGGACGTGCTCAGCGCCTGCGAGGACCTGGTGGCCGGGCGCCCTGAGCTGGAAATTCTCTCGGCGCGGGTGCGCTACCTGTCCGATCAGGATGCCGACGGCATGACCTGCTCGGAGACAGCCCTGTCCTAG